One stretch of Campylobacter sp. CCS1377 DNA includes these proteins:
- a CDS encoding sigma-54 dependent transcriptional regulator, with amino-acid sequence MNLVIVEDDINMRKSLEIALSEYEEFSIKSYKSATEALKKLDDEVDLIITDINMPGIDGIEFVKSCENKYDFIIITGNATLNRAIEAVRLGVKDFLVKPFDINTLVTAIKRAKIIQEKTSKKNSKKVQKKEESKDFYGSSKALEDCLNLAKRAAKTDASVVLFGESGVGKEVFANFIHKNSKRSSKPFVAINMAAIPSNLIESELFGFEKGAFTDANATKIGLFELANEGTLFLDEIGEMPYEIQAKLLRALQEKEITRLGSTKSIKIDVRIVSATNANIEDKISKNEFREDLYYRLNTIPINIPPLRARKDEILEIAQKVLLDTCKEYELENKELNEEAKAALLDYDFPGNIRELISIIQRACILSETNEINAKDLFLESRKSKEVKNLEKELILESLKEAKDVKSAAELIGMSEKVFCEKMKKYNL; translated from the coding sequence GTGAATTTAGTAATAGTTGAAGATGATATTAATATGAGAAAATCACTTGAAATTGCTTTGAGTGAATATGAAGAATTTAGTATAAAATCTTATAAGTCTGCTACAGAGGCCTTAAAAAAACTAGATGATGAAGTGGATTTGATTATTACTGATATTAATATGCCTGGTATTGATGGTATTGAATTTGTCAAATCATGTGAAAATAAATATGATTTTATTATCATCACAGGCAATGCTACTTTAAATAGAGCTATTGAAGCCGTTAGGCTTGGAGTGAAGGATTTTTTGGTAAAACCTTTTGATATTAATACCTTGGTGACTGCTATAAAAAGAGCTAAGATTATCCAAGAAAAAACTTCTAAAAAAAATTCTAAAAAAGTGCAAAAAAAAGAAGAAAGCAAGGACTTTTATGGTAGTTCCAAAGCTTTAGAAGATTGTTTAAATTTGGCAAAAAGAGCTGCAAAAACAGATGCAAGTGTTGTGTTGTTTGGCGAAAGTGGTGTAGGTAAAGAAGTGTTTGCAAATTTTATCCATAAAAATTCAAAAAGATCCTCTAAGCCTTTTGTAGCTATCAATATGGCAGCTATTCCATCAAATTTAATAGAAAGTGAGCTTTTTGGTTTTGAAAAAGGAGCATTTACAGATGCAAATGCTACAAAAATAGGGCTTTTTGAACTTGCAAATGAAGGGACGCTTTTTTTAGATGAAATTGGTGAAATGCCTTATGAAATTCAAGCAAAGCTTTTAAGAGCCTTGCAAGAAAAAGAGATTACTAGACTTGGAAGCACTAAAAGTATAAAAATAGATGTGCGTATAGTGAGTGCTACAAATGCAAATATTGAAGATAAAATTTCCAAAAATGAATTTAGAGAAGATTTGTATTATAGATTAAATACTATTCCTATAAATATTCCTCCTTTAAGAGCTAGAAAAGATGAGATTTTAGAAATTGCACAAAAAGTCTTATTGGATACTTGCAAGGAGTATGAGTTAGAAAATAAAGAATTAAATGAAGAAGCTAAGGCTGCGCTTTTAGATTACGATTTTCCAGGTAATATCAGAGAGCTTATATCAATCATACAAAGGGCCTGTATTTTAAGCGAAACAAATGAAATAAATGCCAAAGATCTATTTTTAGAAAGTAGAAAAAGCAAAGAAGTTAAAAATTTAGAAAAAGAACTGATTTTAGAAAGTTTAAAGGAAGCAAAAGATGTAAAATCAGCTGCTGAGCTTATTGGAATGAGTGAAAAAGTTTTTTGTGAAAAAATGAAAAAATACAATTTATAA
- a CDS encoding aspartate-semialdehyde dehydrogenase: protein MKKRIAIVGATGAVGEEILNVLNELDFPVESILPLASAKSAGLDVEFRGKIYKVKELTENVFKENPVDIAFFSAGGSISEKYAKFAVEAGAVVIDNTSHFRMDSNVPLVVPECNPEDIKEWKKTGIIANPNCSTIQMVQVLKPLDDEFGLKRVDVSTYQAASGAGKEGMEELVAAMQSFFAFKLDEFKPQTFPYTLALNLIPQIDVFTENGYTKEELKMVNETQKILHKKLEVSATCVRVPVLRSHSEAITMHFEKDVDVKKAREILSKAPSVKVIDDPQNKQYPMPLFTSDTNETYVGRIRSDINHKNILHLWCVADQIRVGAATNAVRIAQKWLELN, encoded by the coding sequence ATGAAAAAAAGAATTGCTATAGTTGGTGCAACTGGTGCTGTGGGCGAAGAAATTTTAAATGTTTTAAATGAGCTTGATTTTCCAGTAGAAAGCATTTTACCCCTTGCAAGTGCGAAAAGTGCAGGTTTGGATGTAGAATTTAGAGGAAAAATTTATAAAGTAAAAGAACTTACAGAAAATGTTTTCAAAGAAAATCCTGTTGATATTGCGTTTTTTAGTGCCGGTGGAAGCATTAGTGAAAAATACGCTAAATTTGCAGTGGAAGCAGGAGCGGTAGTGATTGATAATACCAGTCATTTTAGAATGGATAGCAATGTACCTTTAGTTGTGCCTGAGTGTAATCCTGAGGATATTAAAGAGTGGAAAAAAACAGGAATCATTGCCAATCCAAACTGCTCTACTATACAAATGGTACAAGTATTAAAACCTTTAGATGATGAATTTGGTTTAAAAAGAGTAGATGTTAGCACTTATCAAGCAGCTAGTGGTGCGGGTAAAGAAGGCATGGAAGAATTAGTTGCTGCAATGCAGAGTTTTTTTGCATTTAAACTTGATGAGTTTAAGCCTCAAACTTTTCCTTATACCTTGGCTTTAAATTTAATCCCACAAATTGATGTTTTTACAGAGAATGGTTATACAAAAGAAGAGCTTAAGATGGTTAATGAAACTCAAAAAATTTTACATAAAAAACTAGAAGTTTCAGCAACTTGTGTGAGAGTTCCGGTTTTAAGAAGTCATAGCGAGGCCATTACTATGCATTTTGAAAAAGATGTCGATGTAAAAAAAGCAAGAGAGATTTTAAGTAAAGCACCAAGTGTAAAAGTTATTGATGATCCGCAAAATAAACAATACCCAATGCCGCTTTTTACAAGTGATACCAATGAAACTTATGTGGGTAGAATTAGAAGCGATATTAATCATAAAAATATCTTACATTTATGGTGTGTTGCTGATCAAATTCGTGTAGGAGCTGCTACAAATGCAGTAAGAATTGCACAAAAATGGCTAGAATTAAATTAG
- a CDS encoding YqhA family protein, which produces MLEKFFENLLVKSRIVTILPVIFGLIGAFVLFFIASYDVVKVLLYVFDYFFLPNSTIDLHEDVVGLIIGAVDLYLMALVLFIFSFGIYELFISEIEEFKQTKQSKVLEVHSLDQLKDKLAKVIIMVLVVNFFQRVLQMQFNGILDMTYLALSILALCIGLYFLHKGGH; this is translated from the coding sequence ATGCTAGAAAAATTTTTTGAAAATTTATTGGTTAAAAGTCGTATAGTAACTATTTTACCGGTGATTTTTGGACTTATTGGGGCTTTTGTTTTATTTTTTATAGCAAGTTATGATGTAGTAAAAGTATTATTATATGTTTTTGATTATTTCTTTTTGCCTAATTCTACTATTGATTTGCATGAAGATGTGGTAGGACTTATCATAGGTGCTGTTGATTTGTATCTTATGGCTTTGGTTTTATTTATTTTTTCTTTTGGAATTTATGAATTATTTATTAGTGAAATAGAAGAATTTAAACAAACAAAACAATCAAAAGTTTTAGAGGTGCATAGCTTAGATCAACTAAAAGATAAATTAGCAAAAGTTATCATCATGGTTTTAGTGGTGAATTTTTTTCAAAGAGTTTTGCAAATGCAATTTAACGGCATTTTGGATATGACTTATTTGGCACTTTCTATTTTAGCACTTTGTATAGGACTTTATTTTTTACATAAAGGCGGTCATTAA
- the hemE gene encoding uroporphyrinogen decarboxylase has protein sequence MIFIDACLKKKTPYTPVWMMRQAGRYLSEYMQVRASAGDFLSLCRDYKKASEVSLQPVDILGVDAAIIFSDILVVPLEMGLELKFEKGEGPIFPKPIQTEEDLENLDIQKGVRNLSYVYDALKLTREKLDPSKALIGFCGSPWTIATYMIEGGGSKNYAKCKKILYQNPEFLHKILTKLTLALKLYVEEQIKAGANAIQIFDSWASALEKEAFFEFSFNYMLEISNYIKKKYPHIPVILFPKGISGFLDEINGNFDVFGVDWSTPLNLAKEKLASKYTLQGNMEPCRLYDKNSIKEGVEKILDIMKDTSHIFNLGHGILPDIPVGNAKYFIKLVQEKSSK, from the coding sequence ATGATTTTTATTGATGCTTGTTTGAAGAAAAAAACTCCATATACTCCAGTTTGGATGATGAGGCAGGCGGGTAGATATTTGAGCGAATATATGCAAGTAAGAGCTAGTGCGGGTGATTTTTTATCCCTTTGTAGAGACTATAAAAAAGCCAGCGAGGTAAGCTTGCAACCTGTGGATATATTGGGCGTTGATGCGGCTATTATTTTTTCAGATATTTTAGTCGTGCCTTTAGAAATGGGATTGGAGCTTAAATTTGAAAAAGGCGAAGGGCCGATTTTTCCAAAGCCTATCCAAACAGAAGAGGATTTAGAGAATTTAGATATACAAAAGGGCGTTAGAAATCTTTCTTATGTATATGATGCTTTAAAATTAACAAGAGAAAAATTAGATCCTAGTAAAGCTTTGATAGGATTTTGTGGTAGTCCTTGGACTATAGCTACTTATATGATTGAAGGCGGTGGAAGCAAAAATTATGCTAAGTGTAAAAAAATCCTTTATCAAAATCCTGAATTTTTGCACAAGATTTTAACTAAACTTACTCTTGCTTTAAAATTATATGTAGAAGAGCAAATCAAAGCAGGAGCTAATGCTATACAAATTTTTGATAGTTGGGCAAGTGCTTTAGAAAAAGAAGCTTTTTTTGAATTTTCGTTTAATTATATGCTTGAAATTTCAAATTATATTAAAAAAAAATATCCGCATATTCCTGTGATTTTATTTCCTAAAGGTATTAGTGGATTTTTGGATGAGATTAATGGAAATTTTGATGTTTTTGGTGTGGATTGGAGCACTCCTTTGAATTTGGCTAAAGAAAAATTAGCTTCAAAATACACACTGCAAGGGAATATGGAGCCTTGTAGATTATATGATAAAAATTCTATTAAAGAAGGTGTTGAAAAAATTTTAGATATCATGAAGGATACTTCGCATATTTTTAATCTAGGTCATGGAATTTTGCCTGATATTCCTGTGGGAAATGCAAAATATTTTATAAAACTTGTTCAAGAAAAATCTTCAAAATGA
- a CDS encoding radical SAM protein — protein sequence MKKIVFGPISSRRFGLSLGLDLSPDKKQCNFDCVYCELNAAKPQEKSLIYPSVDEIIVELLQSIQSGVEFDFITLTANGEPSLYPFLDELIWRLNKLKQDKRLLILSNGSAVLNSKSFNALLKLDVVKFSLDSAIEKTFYRIDRALRTIKVDELIKKFIEFKTQFSGDLIMEVLVVKDLNDTPEEMLALNEAFANIKPLRVDFSTIDRPPAYPVKPVSLEDLVKLSEYITSVPVVIAKHFYSGSKINFSEEEILKMLKLRSQSEFDVEAKFTQVSKRNLQKLLQESKVTMIDLAGVKFYKVKNF from the coding sequence ATGAAAAAAATCGTTTTTGGTCCCATTAGTTCAAGAAGATTTGGGCTATCTTTGGGGCTTGATTTAAGTCCTGATAAAAAACAATGCAATTTTGACTGCGTGTATTGTGAATTAAATGCTGCAAAGCCTCAAGAAAAATCATTAATATATCCAAGTGTTGATGAGATTATAGTAGAACTTTTACAAAGCATTCAAAGTGGAGTTGAGTTTGATTTTATTACGCTAACCGCAAATGGAGAGCCTAGTTTATATCCGTTTTTAGATGAGCTGATTTGGCGTTTAAACAAACTCAAACAAGATAAAAGACTTTTAATTTTAAGCAATGGTAGTGCGGTTTTAAATTCTAAAAGTTTTAATGCACTATTGAAGCTTGATGTTGTTAAATTTAGTCTAGATAGTGCTATTGAAAAGACATTTTATAGAATTGATAGAGCATTAAGGACAATTAAAGTAGATGAATTAATAAAAAAATTTATTGAATTTAAAACACAATTTAGCGGTGATTTAATTATGGAAGTTTTGGTGGTTAAAGATTTAAATGATACCCCTGAAGAAATGCTTGCATTAAATGAAGCATTTGCAAATATAAAGCCTTTAAGGGTTGATTTTAGCACTATAGATAGACCGCCTGCATATCCTGTTAAACCTGTTAGCTTAGAAGATCTTGTAAAGTTAAGTGAATATATTACTAGCGTTCCTGTTGTGATTGCTAAGCATTTTTATAGTGGCTCTAAAATCAATTTTAGCGAAGAAGAAATTTTAAAAATGCTAAAGCTTAGATCTCAAAGTGAGTTTGATGTGGAGGCAAAATTTACACAAGTTTCGAAACGAAATTTACAAAAATTATTGCAAGAATCTAAAGTAACAATGATTGATCTGGCTGGGGTTAAATTTTATAAAGTGAAAAATTTTTAA
- the msrP gene encoding protein-methionine-sulfoxide reductase catalytic subunit MsrP, whose translation MYTTDEKLYKKRREFLKLGTAVMLSPALIATKLNALNFIPTTQTQHKITDEKLATSYVNFYEFSTNKKEALKYAQNFSTQNWKIELSGELEKPLTLSMQDILKFQLEERIYRFRCVETWSMIVPWVGFELRKLIEFAKPTNEAKFVKFTTLLDKSQFPDQNALFPTLDYPYIEALRLDEAMHPLTLIALGMYKKPLKAQNGAPLRLVVPWKYGFKSIKSIVKIEFTKTRPQTTWELANPSEYGFYANVNPTVSHPRWSQANERALGELFTKPTLMFNGYEKEVASIYDGLDLRVNF comes from the coding sequence ATGTATACAACTGATGAAAAATTATATAAAAAAAGAAGAGAATTTTTAAAGCTCGGCACAGCAGTAATGCTAAGCCCAGCCCTAATCGCTACTAAACTCAATGCTCTAAATTTTATTCCAACAACTCAAACACAACATAAAATCACCGATGAAAAACTTGCAACAAGCTATGTCAATTTCTATGAATTTTCGACAAACAAAAAAGAAGCACTCAAATATGCCCAAAATTTCAGCACTCAAAACTGGAAGATAGAGTTAAGCGGAGAGCTTGAAAAGCCTTTAACCTTAAGCATGCAAGATATTTTAAAATTTCAGCTTGAAGAGAGAATTTATCGCTTCCGTTGCGTTGAAACTTGGTCTATGATTGTGCCTTGGGTTGGCTTTGAATTGCGAAAACTCATTGAATTTGCAAAGCCTACAAATGAAGCAAAATTCGTGAAATTCACCACACTTTTAGACAAAAGTCAGTTTCCAGATCAAAACGCTTTATTTCCAACTCTTGATTATCCTTATATCGAAGCTTTAAGGCTTGATGAAGCTATGCATCCTTTAACACTCATTGCGCTTGGCATGTATAAAAAGCCTCTTAAGGCTCAAAACGGTGCCCCATTGCGTCTAGTTGTGCCATGGAAATACGGTTTTAAAAGCATTAAGTCCATCGTTAAGATTGAATTTACCAAGACTAGACCACAAACCACTTGGGAGCTTGCAAACCCAAGCGAATACGGCTTTTATGCTAATGTCAATCCTACAGTCTCTCATCCTCGCTGGTCTCAAGCAAACGAAAGGGCACTAGGGGAGCTTTTTACTAAGCCCACTTTGATGTTTAACGGCTATGAAAAAGAAGTTGCATCTATTTATGATGGTTTAGATTTAAGGGTAAATTTTTGA
- a CDS encoding sulfite oxidase heme-binding subunit YedZ, protein MKIKFFDLLAYLAFVLSVFYSTYCVVDNILFGFDLIKELYFYTGIFALIFLHLSAFFSLFKFKLTRSYPKILGLCGGIWVFVHFLVYFVFSKNLNLTKLYEDITTRVFEASGFVAFIMIFLMFLSSFKAFKKLQNIRKLAFICLCIASFHFFLSAKIPALWEYLALILSFVYLSLRYQKIFKNKFQGR, encoded by the coding sequence ATGAAAATTAAATTTTTTGATCTCCTAGCCTATTTAGCCTTTGTTTTAAGCGTGTTTTATAGCACTTATTGCGTGGTGGATAATATCTTATTTGGCTTTGATCTCATTAAAGAATTGTATTTTTATACAGGAATTTTTGCTCTTATATTTTTACATTTAAGTGCATTTTTTTCACTTTTTAAATTTAAACTCACAAGATCTTACCCTAAAATTTTAGGGCTTTGTGGAGGGATATGGGTTTTTGTGCATTTTTTAGTTTATTTTGTTTTTTCTAAAAATTTAAATTTAACAAAATTATATGAAGATATCACTACAAGAGTTTTTGAGGCGAGCGGTTTTGTGGCTTTTATAATGATTTTTTTGATGTTTTTAAGTTCCTTTAAAGCTTTTAAGAAATTACAAAATATTAGAAAATTAGCTTTTATTTGTCTTTGTATAGCAAGTTTTCATTTCTTTTTATCGGCAAAAATTCCAGCACTTTGGGAGTATTTGGCTTTAATTTTAAGTTTTGTGTATTTGTCATTGCGTTATCAGAAGATATTTAAAAATAAATTTCAAGGTAGATAA